One Methanolobus sp. WCC4 DNA segment encodes these proteins:
- a CDS encoding DEAD/DEAH box helicase encodes METDHDDVTHPMFYMQGHIITGTITMESSTFKDLQLSRNIEKAITDLGFEEPTPIQSKSIPFILEGRDVIGQAQTGTGKTASFGIPALEMVNARSKRTQVLVLCPTRELANQVAEEMGKLGKYTGATILPVYGGQNIDRQIKALRRGVQIVIGTPGRVLDHIERRTLKLDGLEMIVLDEADEMLDMGFREDIESILSSAPEERQTILFSATMPKPIMKLTKRYQQNPEHVKTIHKVVTVPNMEQAYFEVKHHMKTDVLCRMIDIHDVKSSLVFCNTKKKVDELVATLKTRGYLADGLHGDMKQNQREKVMASFRKGEIETLVATDVAARGIDVENIEVVFNLDMPQDEESYVHRIGRTGRAGRQGMAFTFVTPKEIYKIKSIQKYTKTKIQCRKIPTRSDAEDFKANMLAKKVKDTIDEGHLGKYIHWVEQMLDEDCTSMDVAAGLVKIMLADKK; translated from the coding sequence TTGGAAACAGATCATGATGATGTCACTCATCCCATGTTTTACATGCAGGGCCACATAATCACAGGAACTATTACTATGGAATCATCAACTTTTAAAGACCTTCAATTATCACGTAATATAGAAAAAGCAATAACTGACCTGGGTTTTGAAGAACCCACTCCTATTCAGTCCAAGTCTATCCCTTTTATTCTTGAAGGCAGGGATGTTATCGGCCAGGCCCAGACAGGTACAGGTAAGACCGCATCATTTGGCATACCAGCTCTTGAAATGGTCAATGCCAGAAGCAAGAGGACCCAGGTACTTGTGCTTTGTCCTACAAGGGAACTTGCAAACCAGGTTGCAGAGGAAATGGGTAAACTTGGTAAATATACAGGGGCCACGATCCTGCCTGTTTACGGTGGACAGAATATTGATAGACAGATAAAGGCCCTCAGAAGGGGTGTTCAGATCGTTATCGGTACTCCGGGAAGGGTACTTGACCACATCGAGCGCAGAACATTGAAGCTGGATGGTCTTGAAATGATCGTTCTGGATGAGGCTGATGAGATGCTTGATATGGGATTCAGGGAGGATATCGAAAGTATACTTAGCAGTGCTCCTGAAGAAAGGCAGACCATTCTTTTCTCTGCTACCATGCCAAAGCCTATAATGAAGCTCACGAAGAGATATCAGCAGAATCCTGAGCATGTAAAGACCATCCACAAGGTAGTTACGGTTCCGAATATGGAACAGGCATATTTTGAAGTTAAACATCATATGAAAACGGATGTCCTTTGCAGGATGATCGATATCCATGATGTCAAATCTTCCCTTGTGTTCTGTAATACCAAGAAGAAGGTGGATGAGCTTGTTGCTACCCTCAAGACAAGAGGTTACCTTGCAGATGGTCTTCATGGTGATATGAAGCAGAACCAGAGAGAGAAGGTAATGGCATCTTTCAGGAAAGGAGAGATAGAGACCCTTGTGGCTACAGATGTGGCAGCCCGTGGTATCGATGTGGAGAATATCGAGGTAGTATTTAACCTGGATATGCCACAGGATGAGGAATCATATGTCCACAGGATCGGCAGGACGGGACGTGCAGGAAGGCAGGGAATGGCATTCACCTTTGTCACCCCGAAGGAGATCTATAAGATCAAGAGCATCCAGAAGTACACCAAGACAAAGATCCAGTGCCGCAAGATACCTACCAGGAGCGATGCCGAGGACTTCAAGGCCAATATGCTCGCAAAGAAAGTGAAAGATACTATTGATGAAGGTCATCTTGGTAAGTATATCCACTGGGTGGAGCAGATGCTTGATGAGGACTGCACATCAATGGATGTTGCTGCGGGTCTTGTCAAGATAATGCTCGCTGACAAGAAGTGA
- a CDS encoding Rieske (2Fe-2S) protein, with protein sequence MSEWIVAMKDADLKEEKIKVIKTENKQIALIRKDNDIFALLNECPHEGCPLKNGTLEDYTLKCACHNWGFDIRTGENVDTGEYIDIDDPRVDIFETKIEDGNIEILI encoded by the coding sequence ATGTCAGAGTGGATAGTCGCAATGAAAGATGCAGACCTGAAAGAAGAGAAGATCAAGGTCATTAAAACAGAGAACAAACAGATCGCCCTTATCAGGAAAGATAATGATATCTTTGCACTCCTGAATGAGTGTCCTCATGAAGGATGTCCTCTTAAGAACGGAACACTTGAGGACTATACACTTAAATGTGCCTGCCACAACTGGGGATTTGACATCCGCACCGGAGAGAATGTTGATACAGGAGAATATATCGATATAGATGACCCAAGGGTGGACATCTTCGAGACAAAAATAGAGGATGGTAATATAGAGATCCTTATTTAG
- a CDS encoding type IV pilin N-terminal domain-containing protein — MYRSFKNSEALSPVIGTIMMVAVAVILTGVIFSVIGPDPIRSAPQAGIIASSDSIGSDIVVKLTHQGGEELIFTEAQTKIIISGSSNADGTVSFSNLVTESDRKFTTGDSLYLYIAGGDVCIGNSTLPNADHTDIAQSGETVDIRVLDVNSQQMIADISARF, encoded by the coding sequence TTGTACAGATCATTCAAGAACTCAGAAGCGTTATCTCCGGTCATAGGAACCATCATGATGGTAGCTGTAGCCGTCATCCTTACAGGAGTTATTTTCTCAGTAATAGGACCTGACCCTATAAGGAGTGCCCCACAGGCAGGCATAATAGCATCCAGCGACAGTATCGGCTCAGACATAGTCGTCAAGTTAACACATCAGGGTGGCGAAGAACTAATATTCACTGAAGCACAGACAAAGATAATTATTTCAGGCAGTTCTAACGCTGATGGTACTGTATCTTTCTCAAACCTTGTCACTGAAAGCGACAGGAAATTCACTACTGGCGATTCACTCTACCTGTACATTGCAGGTGGTGACGTATGCATTGGTAACAGCACTCTGCCAAATGCTGACCACACCGATATCGCTCAGAGTGGTGAGACAGTTGATATCAGGGTCCTTGATGTCAATAGTCAGCAGATGATAGCTGACATCAGTGCCAGATTCTAA
- a CDS encoding class I SAM-dependent methyltransferase, whose product MSESPIFEIFDGLPRQGPGSNECTEKAFRTIPSVPDVSRILDIGCGVGMQTIHLARICNECHITATDIYQPFLDELMENAAKEGLEDRISTVCASMDDLPFEAGEFDVIWAEGSIFIIGFEKGLSYWKQFLKEGGYMAVTEATWFKDEPSAESLQFWQESYPDIRDIPDTEKVITSAGYNIIDRFKLPASAWWDDYYIPLEKRLDDISDKYKGNTEAEMIIEFSRKEIEVFKEHSDEYGYTFFVFQKNANK is encoded by the coding sequence ATGAGTGAATCACCTATTTTTGAGATATTTGACGGATTGCCCAGACAGGGTCCTGGCAGCAATGAATGTACTGAAAAGGCCTTCAGGACAATACCCTCTGTTCCAGATGTATCCCGGATCCTTGACATTGGTTGTGGTGTGGGTATGCAGACGATCCATCTTGCAAGGATCTGCAATGAATGTCACATCACTGCAACTGATATTTACCAGCCATTTCTGGATGAACTGATGGAAAATGCAGCAAAAGAGGGACTTGAGGACAGGATTAGTACGGTCTGTGCTTCTATGGATGACCTTCCGTTCGAAGCCGGGGAATTTGATGTTATATGGGCTGAAGGTTCTATCTTTATCATTGGTTTTGAAAAAGGACTTTCATACTGGAAACAATTCCTGAAAGAAGGAGGTTATATGGCAGTTACAGAAGCAACATGGTTCAAAGATGAACCTTCTGCGGAATCACTTCAGTTCTGGCAGGAAAGCTATCCTGATATCAGGGATATACCTGACACTGAAAAAGTCATCACGTCAGCAGGATATAATATCATTGACCGCTTTAAGCTGCCAGCTTCTGCCTGGTGGGATGACTATTACATCCCTCTGGAAAAAAGACTCGATGATATCAGTGATAAATATAAAGGGAACACCGAAGCAGAAATGATAATCGAGTTTTCCAGAAAAGAGATAGAGGTCTTCAAAGAACACTCAGATGAATATGGTTATACGTTCTTCGTTTTCCAGAAGAACGCAAACAAATGA
- a CDS encoding PKD domain-containing protein, whose translation MTIITVLGLAGNTSSEQVDVSEISVIPSSYQVEPGSTFNVMVELMPVIPVSGVQFDMTYTDESTSVVAISEGDIFSRYGASTVFEVKENMQSSTSSGTVYSALIGNTPVSEAGTVASLTMNAGNNVGYMTLGLENVIVSDASSNSANYVVNDATILIDSRPVLVDTGTVQITENKVLDLTLQATDADNDVLLFSAASLPVGAIFDASTGNLLWTPDISQVGTHSIDVAVTDGYLTDTGVLTVEVLPSDLSPVAYANGPYDARVGKKMKLAATGSYDPDGTIMSYTWDLGDGTTAVGSTVFHAYNTAGVYTVTLTVMDNGGNTDTSVTTVTVENFFKYYLDKFR comes from the coding sequence ATGACAATTATCACTGTTCTGGGTCTTGCAGGGAACACAAGTTCGGAACAGGTTGATGTAAGCGAGATAAGTGTGATCCCATCTTCCTATCAGGTAGAGCCGGGAAGCACGTTTAATGTAATGGTAGAACTTATGCCAGTAATTCCTGTTTCCGGTGTACAGTTCGATATGACGTATACTGATGAGAGTACTTCAGTTGTTGCTATTTCAGAAGGGGATATCTTCTCCCGTTATGGTGCATCAACCGTCTTTGAAGTGAAAGAGAATATGCAGAGCAGTACCAGTTCCGGAACTGTCTATTCTGCGCTCATTGGGAACACGCCTGTATCAGAGGCAGGTACGGTTGCGTCTCTGACCATGAATGCTGGAAATAATGTCGGATATATGACTCTTGGTCTTGAGAATGTCATTGTAAGTGATGCTTCTTCAAATTCCGCAAATTATGTTGTGAACGATGCCACAATACTGATAGATTCAAGACCTGTGTTGGTCGATACCGGCACGGTGCAGATCACTGAGAACAAGGTCCTTGACCTGACCTTGCAGGCAACGGATGCAGACAATGACGTTCTCTTATTCTCAGCAGCTTCCCTTCCGGTGGGAGCTATATTTGATGCTTCAACAGGGAACCTCTTGTGGACACCTGATATCAGTCAGGTAGGTACACATTCCATAGATGTTGCGGTAACAGATGGCTATCTCACTGATACCGGAGTCCTGACAGTAGAAGTTCTTCCTTCAGACCTTTCACCGGTCGCCTATGCAAATGGTCCGTATGATGCAAGGGTTGGAAAGAAGATGAAACTTGCAGCCACCGGTTCCTATGACCCTGACGGAACTATAATGTCATATACCTGGGACCTTGGTGATGGTACAACTGCAGTTGGTTCGACCGTTTTCCATGCATACAACACGGCAGGTGTATACACAGTAACACTTACTGTTATGGATAATGGAGGCAACACCGATACATCAGTTACAACCGTGACCGTTGAGAATTTCTTCAAGTACTATCTTGACAAGTTCAGGTAA
- the mtaB gene encoding methanol--corrinoid protein co-methyltransferase MtaB, translating into MAINRFTSMAYSEADEMVFGNAKKPVKAGLDLEIGAGYTTAEVNYAPRPEAGESMEKLVNEYQRITKDIMARMVQVGFPSVVLETEHVQQMTNNPSWGAAVAHAQKTIMEEYHEEYGIKCALRHTPGDIREHKEFMELRGDKMTVVMESFEQIAESGADLLSIESMGGKEIFDYAVLRNDVPGMLYAIGCLGTMDMEYLWQEIAKVAQQKGVTAAGDTDCAQANTAMFIAGGLLDKNLAHTLAILARAISAPRSLAAYEAGAVGPGKDCGYENIIVKAISGMPMSFEGKTSTCAHSDVMGNLIMQCCDLWSNESVEYHAEFGGTSVQCWSESLNYDCALMNTALKSGNEKILRDLLMASDRFRDPQSYVLAYDNAYAVGEAIVKDGDDIFLRAKNAAVACCDTLNNAEGLEMTKFELGALAKATAELDAITSESETFMSECMEKFKTEVPVFKPENYAL; encoded by the coding sequence ATGGCAATTAACAGATTTACATCAATGGCATATTCCGAAGCAGATGAGATGGTCTTCGGTAACGCAAAGAAACCTGTGAAAGCAGGTCTTGACCTCGAGATAGGAGCAGGATACACAACTGCAGAAGTTAACTACGCACCAAGGCCAGAAGCTGGTGAGTCTATGGAGAAGCTCGTAAACGAGTACCAGAGAATCACAAAAGACATCATGGCTAGAATGGTCCAGGTCGGTTTCCCATCCGTAGTACTTGAGACAGAGCACGTTCAGCAGATGACCAACAACCCATCATGGGGAGCAGCTGTAGCACACGCACAGAAGACCATCATGGAAGAGTACCATGAAGAATATGGAATCAAATGTGCACTGAGACACACCCCTGGTGACATCAGAGAGCACAAAGAGTTCATGGAGCTCAGAGGCGACAAGATGACAGTGGTCATGGAGTCCTTCGAACAGATCGCAGAAAGCGGCGCAGACCTTCTCTCCATTGAATCAATGGGTGGAAAGGAGATCTTCGACTACGCAGTACTCAGGAACGACGTTCCAGGTATGCTCTACGCAATCGGCTGCCTCGGTACCATGGACATGGAATACCTCTGGCAGGAGATCGCAAAGGTAGCTCAGCAGAAGGGCGTAACCGCTGCTGGTGACACAGACTGTGCACAGGCAAACACCGCAATGTTCATTGCAGGTGGTCTCCTCGACAAGAACCTTGCACACACCCTTGCAATCCTCGCAAGAGCAATCTCCGCTCCAAGATCACTCGCAGCATACGAGGCTGGCGCAGTAGGTCCAGGAAAGGACTGTGGATACGAGAACATCATCGTAAAGGCAATCTCCGGTATGCCAATGTCCTTTGAAGGTAAGACATCCACCTGTGCACACTCCGATGTCATGGGTAACCTTATCATGCAGTGCTGTGACCTCTGGTCAAACGAGTCTGTTGAATACCACGCAGAATTCGGTGGTACATCAGTACAGTGCTGGTCCGAGTCCCTCAACTACGACTGTGCTCTCATGAACACAGCTCTTAAGTCAGGAAACGAGAAGATCCTCAGAGACCTCCTCATGGCTTCCGACAGATTCAGAGACCCACAGTCATATGTCCTTGCATACGACAACGCATACGCAGTCGGTGAAGCAATCGTAAAGGACGGAGACGACATCTTCCTCCGTGCAAAGAACGCTGCAGTAGCATGCTGTGACACTCTGAACAACGCAGAGGGTCTTGAGATGACAAAGTTCGAGCTCGGTGCACTCGCAAAGGCAACCGCAGAACTCGACGCAATCACCTCAGAGTCCGAGACATTCATGAGCGAATGCATGGAGAAGTTCAAGACAGAAGTACCAGTCTTCAAGCCAGAGAACTACGCTCTCTAA
- the mtaC gene encoding methanol--corrinoid protein MtaC, whose protein sequence is MLIVDKEGILIRYNVKMEKSMTPEEAAAELYPKDELFRAIAEAIFEGEEDDVIEGLEAAIEAGKDPIALIDDALMVGMKVVTDLYDQGVIFLPNVMMSADAMLEGIEFCKAQGDSTPEPKGKVVCMVAEGDVHDIGKSIVAALLRANGYEVIDLGRDVPAAEAIAAVKEYEPIMMTGTALMTTTMYAFKEVNDLLVEGGLELPFACGGGAVNQDFVSTYSLGVYGEEAADAPKMADAIIAGADIAALREKFHNH, encoded by the coding sequence ATGTTAATAGTAGACAAAGAAGGTATCCTTATCAGATACAACGTTAAAATGGAAAAATCAATGACCCCTGAGGAAGCAGCAGCTGAACTCTATCCAAAAGATGAGTTATTCAGAGCAATCGCAGAAGCGATCTTCGAGGGTGAAGAAGATGATGTCATCGAAGGTCTTGAAGCAGCTATCGAAGCAGGCAAGGACCCAATCGCACTCATCGACGATGCACTTATGGTCGGTATGAAGGTAGTAACAGACCTTTATGACCAGGGTGTAATCTTCCTTCCAAACGTAATGATGTCCGCAGACGCAATGCTTGAGGGTATCGAGTTCTGTAAGGCACAGGGCGATTCCACACCAGAGCCAAAGGGCAAGGTCGTCTGTATGGTCGCAGAAGGTGACGTACACGACATCGGAAAGTCAATCGTAGCAGCTCTCCTCAGAGCAAACGGCTATGAAGTCATCGACCTCGGAAGAGATGTCCCAGCAGCAGAAGCAATCGCAGCTGTCAAGGAATACGAGCCAATCATGATGACCGGAACTGCACTCATGACAACAACCATGTACGCATTCAAGGAAGTCAACGACCTTCTTGTAGAAGGCGGACTTGAGCTTCCATTCGCATGTGGTGGCGGAGCAGTCAACCAGGACTTCGTATCAACCTACTCACTTGGTGTATACGGAGAAGAAGCAGCAGACGCACCAAAGATGGCAGACGCTATCATTGCAGGCGCAGACATTGCAGCACTGAGAGAGAAATTCCACAACCACTAA
- a CDS encoding PAS domain S-box protein, whose amino-acid sequence MREYITEGGRIINSEDQIEKDHMSCMGDMRSANPVPIISFLWGDGAARPVISVSDNISLLGYSPDDLISGNITFSDIVHPSYNKELTESFLEFNHRDESSFFTAEYGIISADGRACDVVENTYRVKQDGNYLFHGILSLKGEFGPNVSGDSEKNYCRNIVDSIQNPLLILDSKFHVFSANEYFYNLFKLKPENTEGRHFLSLSNENKEELTAFLEKGLEEDYFFEYQEVDCVIEGLGIRTMRLTARPLDVGIGSERRILLSIEDVTDRKLAEAELKASEEKYSTLVEKGNDGILIIQDGKLSFVNSKFSQMTGYGIDHFQESEFFSAVPLEYYRMISKRLKKVLKDKRSIKRNDEVEFLKSDGNTFPAEISLSYVSYEKHPSVMMAVRDISERKQAEAELKASEEKYSKLVEKGNDGIIILQDDIFKFINSKFSELTGYSREELFEQNFLDHVPIDYQRMVGKRIKKVLKDRHSIRRNDEIEFLKKAGGAFPAEISLSFIMHEEKPSVMMAVRDISERKQAEAELKASEKKYSTLVEEGNDAIIVVQDEMLVFANMMFSKITGFSKAEVIHRPFEDFLPLEYKRLVMTKFRNSLEKNRKASLKYEIELVSKDGLNTPTEINSSIIDHEGSPAIMAIIRDITDQKQKEKELLDLIEVQKVLETVIKSSPAVVFFWRPDEDWKVEFVSENISQFGYDANALMSGDVLYGDIVHPSDVERLTMEYDMFSGEENLSFEYRILTKAGEVRWVDERSVIKRDAEGNVQYIQGIIVDITERKNVKSFMQIGSDMGMLFSPLGDVGDMFSQLVEFTTQMDDLDCGALYLVDGSTGDMNIVAHSGLSSDFVKGARHYSGKSIHARLLKTEYPLYTRYYELTSMIPGEKLSFEGLEATALIPIRYGMELVAILMLSSHSAYAVPFEVRDSLEAIASQMGPVIGRMREQADVQNNIRNLKVIFESMNDMVFMLDSDGCILYANPYSYQRLGYSENDLIGMNLVNIYPQKMLLEVAAEIRDILEGRAHVCTIPFESSESEVIPVEMRCSAGQLDDDPITICVSREMV is encoded by the coding sequence GTGAGAGAATATATCACAGAAGGTGGTCGTATCATCAATTCTGAAGATCAGATAGAAAAAGATCATATGTCCTGTATGGGGGATATGAGGTCCGCAAACCCGGTACCTATCATTTCCTTTCTATGGGGCGATGGTGCTGCAAGGCCAGTGATATCTGTCTCTGATAATATCTCACTTCTGGGCTATTCTCCTGATGATCTCATCTCTGGAAATATCACTTTTTCGGATATAGTACATCCTTCATACAACAAAGAGCTTACAGAAAGTTTCTTGGAATTCAATCACAGGGATGAAAGTTCTTTTTTTACTGCAGAGTATGGGATCATCTCTGCCGATGGCAGGGCATGCGATGTAGTTGAAAATACTTACCGGGTCAAGCAGGATGGTAACTACCTTTTCCATGGGATCCTCTCCCTGAAAGGGGAATTTGGTCCCAATGTCTCCGGGGATTCAGAAAAGAACTATTGCAGGAATATTGTTGACAGCATACAGAATCCCCTTTTGATACTCGATAGCAAGTTCCATGTATTTTCTGCTAACGAATATTTCTATAATCTTTTCAAACTAAAGCCGGAGAACACCGAAGGCCGACACTTTCTGAGTCTCAGCAATGAGAACAAAGAGGAATTGACTGCTTTTCTGGAGAAAGGACTTGAAGAGGACTATTTCTTTGAATACCAGGAGGTAGATTGTGTTATTGAGGGTCTTGGTATACGGACAATGCGTCTGACTGCAAGACCTCTTGATGTCGGTATTGGCTCTGAGCGACGTATCCTCCTTTCCATAGAGGATGTAACTGACAGAAAACTGGCCGAGGCTGAACTCAAGGCATCTGAGGAAAAGTATTCCACACTTGTTGAGAAAGGCAATGACGGTATCCTTATCATTCAGGATGGAAAACTGAGCTTTGTAAACTCGAAATTCTCCCAGATGACCGGTTACGGGATCGATCATTTTCAGGAAAGTGAATTCTTCTCAGCGGTTCCTCTGGAATATTATCGAATGATATCAAAGAGGCTGAAGAAGGTCCTGAAGGATAAACGGAGTATCAAAAGGAATGATGAGGTAGAGTTCCTGAAAAGTGATGGGAATACCTTCCCGGCCGAGATCAGTCTTTCTTATGTATCCTATGAAAAGCATCCCTCTGTTATGATGGCTGTCAGGGATATCTCTGAAAGGAAGCAGGCTGAAGCTGAGCTTAAGGCATCTGAAGAGAAATACTCAAAACTTGTTGAGAAGGGTAATGATGGTATTATCATTCTGCAGGACGATATTTTCAAATTCATAAATTCTAAATTCTCTGAACTGACCGGTTATTCCAGGGAGGAATTGTTTGAACAGAATTTCCTTGATCATGTACCGATCGACTATCAGCGGATGGTCGGTAAACGTATTAAGAAAGTACTGAAAGACAGGCATAGTATTCGCAGGAACGATGAGATCGAGTTCCTGAAAAAAGCTGGAGGAGCCTTCCCTGCTGAGATTAGTCTTTCTTTCATCATGCATGAGGAAAAACCTTCTGTTATGATGGCTGTCAGGGACATCTCTGAAAGGAAGCAGGCTGAAGCAGAGCTCAAGGCTTCTGAGAAAAAATATTCCACACTTGTAGAAGAAGGTAATGATGCTATAATCGTGGTGCAGGATGAGATGCTGGTATTTGCCAATATGATGTTCAGTAAGATAACAGGCTTCTCAAAAGCAGAGGTAATTCACAGGCCATTCGAGGATTTTCTGCCCCTTGAATACAAACGCCTTGTGATGACGAAATTCAGGAACAGTCTCGAAAAGAACCGTAAAGCTTCCCTGAAATACGAGATAGAACTGGTCTCAAAGGATGGACTGAATACTCCTACTGAGATCAACTCCTCTATAATCGATCATGAAGGCAGCCCGGCTATCATGGCTATTATCAGGGATATAACCGACCAGAAGCAGAAGGAAAAGGAACTACTAGATCTTATAGAAGTTCAGAAGGTACTGGAAACAGTTATCAAGAGCAGTCCTGCTGTCGTCTTCTTCTGGAGGCCTGATGAGGACTGGAAGGTCGAATTCGTATCAGAGAATATCTCTCAGTTCGGTTACGATGCCAATGCGCTGATGTCAGGCGATGTTCTCTACGGTGATATTGTTCATCCCTCTGATGTTGAAAGGCTCACTATGGAATATGATATGTTCTCAGGTGAGGAAAATCTGTCCTTTGAGTATCGTATCCTTACAAAAGCAGGAGAGGTCAGGTGGGTTGATGAGAGATCGGTCATCAAACGTGATGCAGAAGGAAATGTCCAGTATATCCAGGGTATCATTGTAGACATAACCGAGCGCAAGAATGTGAAGAGCTTCATGCAGATAGGCTCTGATATGGGTATGCTTTTCAGTCCGCTTGGTGATGTCGGTGATATGTTCTCACAGCTGGTAGAATTCACCACTCAGATGGATGATCTTGATTGTGGTGCACTTTATCTGGTAGATGGATCCACCGGAGATATGAACATAGTAGCTCACTCCGGCCTGTCATCTGATTTTGTAAAGGGTGCAAGACATTACAGTGGCAAGTCCATCCATGCGCGCCTTCTCAAGACAGAGTATCCATTGTATACACGGTATTATGAACTGACATCGATGATTCCTGGTGAGAAATTAAGCTTTGAAGGACTTGAAGCCACAGCACTTATTCCTATCAGGTATGGTATGGAGCTTGTAGCCATACTGATGTTATCATCCCATAGTGCCTATGCAGTGCCTTTTGAGGTAAGGGACTCCCTGGAAGCGATAGCTTCCCAGATGGGTCCGGTCATCGGTCGTATGCGTGAGCAGGCCGATGTACAGAACAATATCAGGAACCTGAAGGTAATTTTCGAGTCAATGAACGATATGGTGTTCATGCTGGATAGTGATGGATGTATACTTTATGCGAATCCTTATTCATACCAACGGCTTGGATATTCGGAAAATGACCTGATCGGAATGAACCTCGTCAATATCTATCCACAGAAGATGCTTCTTGAGGTTGCAGCTGAGATCAGGGATATACTGGAAGGCAGGGCACATGTCTGTACTATTCCTTTTGAATCTTCAGAAAGTGAGGTCATACCTGTTGAGATGCGCTGTTCTGCGGGGCAACTGGATGATGACCCAATAACGATATGCGTTAGCAGAGAAATGGTATAA
- the mtaC gene encoding methanol--corrinoid protein MtaC: MLDIDPTGIVVRYNVILERELTPDEIARELFPSDILLRNIVESVYEGDEDEVIIALKEAVNAGKDPFDLIDDALIRGMDIVSQLYDDGVLFLPDVVIASRAMSDGIEYCKQISGKAPEYKGTVVSYVVEGDIHDIGKKILTVLLRSNGYEVIDLGSDVPIDEVIQAVLKYRPIMLTGTSLMTTTMYSFMEVNDRLLENGINIPFVCGGGAVTQDFVMKYELGIYCEDAAFVPKIADMIIENKGIGELREKFHVH; this comes from the coding sequence ATGCTGGATATAGATCCGACAGGTATCGTTGTCAGATACAATGTCATACTCGAAAGAGAACTTACACCTGACGAGATAGCAAGAGAACTTTTCCCTTCTGATATACTACTGCGCAATATTGTCGAGTCTGTCTATGAAGGCGATGAGGATGAGGTTATTATTGCACTTAAAGAGGCGGTAAATGCCGGGAAAGATCCTTTTGACCTTATTGATGATGCCCTCATAAGAGGTATGGATATTGTCTCCCAGTTGTATGATGATGGTGTACTGTTCCTTCCGGATGTTGTCATAGCATCCCGTGCGATGAGTGATGGCATAGAATATTGTAAACAGATATCCGGAAAGGCCCCTGAATATAAGGGAACTGTTGTCTCTTATGTCGTCGAAGGGGATATCCATGATATCGGGAAGAAGATACTGACCGTACTCCTGAGGTCGAATGGATACGAGGTCATTGACCTTGGAAGCGATGTTCCTATTGACGAGGTGATCCAGGCAGTGCTTAAGTACAGGCCTATCATGCTTACGGGCACTTCCCTTATGACAACTACAATGTATTCATTTATGGAGGTCAATGACCGTTTGCTTGAGAATGGCATAAATATACCATTCGTATGTGGTGGCGGTGCTGTGACCCAGGATTTCGTCATGAAGTATGAACTGGGGATATACTGTGAGGATGCTGCTTTTGTTCCGAAGATAGCGGACATGATAATCGAGAACAAGGGTATTGGGGAACTAAGGGAGAAATTCCACGTACATTGA
- a CDS encoding VOC family protein — translation MATFVHIDIPADDVERSKKFYGDLFGWKFEKPMPDMDYYLFESTGLDGEAGIGGGMGLRGEPEQRMTSYIGVPSVKEYAEKIEATGGKVLNQMPVPGWGYLAICLDTEGNIFGIWEENKDAK, via the coding sequence ATGGCAACTTTTGTTCACATAGATATACCTGCAGATGATGTTGAGCGCTCAAAGAAATTCTATGGCGACCTCTTTGGCTGGAAATTCGAGAAACCAATGCCTGATATGGATTACTATCTCTTTGAAAGTACCGGTCTTGATGGTGAAGCTGGTATAGGGGGTGGAATGGGTCTTAGAGGAGAACCGGAACAGCGTATGACCAGTTATATCGGGGTTCCTTCTGTAAAGGAGTATGCTGAAAAGATAGAAGCAACCGGCGGGAAGGTCCTTAACCAGATGCCTGTTCCCGGATGGGGTTATCTTGCTATATGTCTGGATACCGAAGGCAACATCTTTGGTATCTGGGAAGAAAATAAAGACGCAAAATAG